From Daucus carota subsp. sativus chromosome 6, DH1 v3.0, whole genome shotgun sequence, the proteins below share one genomic window:
- the LOC108224951 gene encoding uncharacterized protein LOC108224951 has product MAPGGAVNMIERAHQMYREGKYEEALVFYTDALCLAKTKPQKIALHSNRAACFLKLHRFNKAADECTSVLELDYNHTGALMLRAQTLVTLKEYHAALFDVNRLIDLNPESDVYQNLQARLKTQMSLAPIPEAETEFEEDEDSEEEQDQEDEIEVEEGLDQQEGNDKKDEHVGGESEANAVVERNISTENRSTVTGKTALQSSDHCQKVEKDTDQSQSRKESSVQNSAGWQTIPKPKGHSNLDYSRWDRVEDDSSDEDDDEDEEESQPQYRFRVRTVGVQQVK; this is encoded by the exons ATGGCACCTGGAGGTGCTGTGAACATGATAGAGCGGGCCCACCAGATGTACAGAGAAGGCAAGTATGAAGAAGCCCTTGTGTTTTATACTGATGCTCTCTGTTTGGCCAAGACCAAGCCTCAGAAGATTGCGCTTCATAGTAATCGGGCTGCTTGTTTCCTCAAGCTCCATCGTTTTAATAAG GCTGCAGATGAATGTACTTCAGTGCTTGAGCTTGATTACAATCACACTGGAGCATTGATGTTACGTGCTCAAACTCTAGTCACTCTCAAGGAGTATCATGCAGCGCTTTTTGATGTCAACAGGCTTATTGATTTAAATCCAGAATCAGATGTGTATCAAAACCTTCAAGCTCGTTTGAAGACACAAATG TCTCTTGCGCCAATACCTGAAGCTGAGACGGAGTTTGAGGAAGATGAAGACtcagaagaagaacaagatcagGAAGATGAAATAGAAGTAGAAGAAGGTCTAGACCAACAAGAAGGAAATGATAAAAAAGATGAGCATGTGGGAGGAGAATCAGAAGCAAATGCTGTAGTAGAAAGAAATATAAGTACAGAAAACAGATCAACCGTAACCGGAAAAACTGCCCTCCAATCTTCTGATCATTGTCAAAAAGTGGAAAAAGATACAGACCAAAGTCAAAGTCGTAAGGAATCATCTGTACAAAATTCTGCAGGATGGCAAACAATACCAAAGCCAAAAGGACATTCAAATCTTGATTACTCGCGATGGGATAGAGTTGAAGATGACTCGAgcgatgaggatgatgatgaggatgaggaAGAGTCTCAGCCTCAGTATCGATTTCGGGTGAGAACTGTTGGTGTGCAACAAGTAAAGTAA
- the LOC108228158 gene encoding pentatricopeptide repeat-containing protein At2g15690, mitochondrial, whose amino-acid sequence MAILRGTTQSSIFTISSIISKVRSSSNCSSSFISQFPRLANAKTLTSFANPNDDFPPPPQPSFDSVSRSGNNQVNYEMNQWNNQNLKQNYSGFSRNAVPRGGDAPNEGNADQGRFGRNQNQGFSQWDPQEGQNSQNYVEARNSSPENYRQPSRGQGYSQGFPQQRPGYGQNVGQQQGYQSQIPQQQQQGYAPHVPQTQSQQGYPQGIQHQPQGYQQGVQHQPQQGYQQGVQHQPQQGYQQGVPYQPQQGYQHRDQQQQQGYPYREQKQQQQQQGYPQRGDGYGDRGQQRVSPNQMNQEVQMQNQGGNVSNQKAVVQPSKEDVLIGLCRERKVKDAIELLEEGVRADGMCFSLLFELCGNSKKLEDAKKVHDYFLRSTFRTDVDLIHKVIEMYAKCGSMVDARRVFDHMPERSQDTWHLIIHAYAANGLGDEGLALYEEMRKLGMNPNEQTFLAVLAACAGAEAVEEGFIHFDEMKVVYGISPGIEHYLGLIDVLGKSGHVTEALEYIEKLPFEPTAEIWEALIKYARMHGDIDLEDRAEEFLISIDPSKVNPNKIPTPPPKKQSAISMLEGKNRLAEIRNPTLYKDDEKLRAAMKEQRYVPDTRYVLHDIDQEAKEQALLYHSERLAIAYGLISTPARTPLRIIKNLRVCGDCHNAIKIMSRIVGRELIVRDNKRFHHFKDGKCSCGDYW is encoded by the coding sequence ATGGCGATTCTTCGCGGAACAACGCAATCATCGATCTTCACAATCTCTTCTATCATCTCCAAGGTACGCTCTTCTTCGAATTGCTCTAGTTCTTTCATTTCACAGTTCCCGAGGCTCGCTAATGCTAAAACCCTAACCTCGTTTGCTAACCCTAATGATGACTTTCCGCCGCCGCCTCAACCCTCTTTTGATAGTGTTAGTCGTAGTGGTAACAATCAGGTGAATTATGAGATGAATCAGTGGaataatcagaatttgaaacagAATTATTCGGGTTTTTCGAGAAATGCGGTTCCGAGAGGGGGGGATGCTCCGAATGAGGGGAACGCTGATCAGGGTCGATTTGGGAGGAATCAGAATCAGGGGTTTAGTCAGTGGGACCCACAAGAGGGTCAGAACTCTCAGAATTATGTTGAGGCTCGTAATTCGAGTCCGGAGAATTATAGGCAGCCGAGTAGGGGGCAAGGTTATTCGCAGGGATTTCCGCAGCAGCGACCGGGTTATGGACAAAATGTTGGTCAGCAGCAGGGTTATCAGTCGCAGATTcctcagcagcagcagcaaggTTATGCGCCACACGTTCCTCAGACGCAGAGTCAACAGGGATATCCTCAGGGGATTCAGCATCAGCCGCAGGGTTATCAACAAGGCGTTCAGCATCAGCCACAGCAAGGTTATCAACAAGGCGTCCAGCATCAACCACAACAAGGTTACCAACAGGGTGTGCCTTATCAGCCACAACAAGGTTATCAGCATCGTGATCAGCAACAGCAGCAGGGTTATCCGTATCGCGAACagaagcagcagcagcagcaacagggTTATCCGCAACGTGGTGACGGTTATGGAGATCGTGGTCAGCAGCGTGTTAGTCCTAATCAAATGAACCAAGAAGTTCAGATGCAGAACCAAGGGGGAAATGTGAGTAACCAGAAGGCAGTTGTGCAGCCTAGTAAGGAGGATGTTTTGATTGGTTTGTGCAGAGAGCGAAAAGTTAAGGATGCTATTGAATTATTGGAGGAGGGGGTGCGTGCTGATGGTATGTGTTTCAGCTTGCTTTTTGAGTTGTGTGGGAATTCAAAGAAACTTGAGGATGCTAAGAAAGTTCATGATTATTTTTTGAGATCAACATTTAGGACTGATGTGGATTTGATTCACAAGGTGATTGAGATGTACGCTAAGTGTGGGAGTATGGTCGATGCCCGGAGAGTTTTTGATCATATGCCAGAAAGGAGTCAGGATACATGGCACTTGATAATACATGCATATGCAGCCAACGGGTTGGGGGATGAAGGATTAGCATTGTATGAGGAGATGAGAAAGCTAGGAATGAATCCCAATGAACAGACGTTTCTTGCTGTATTAGCAGCTTGTGCAGGTGCTGAAGCTGTGGAAGAAGGTTTTATACATTTTGATGAAATGAAGGTAGTGTATGGAATATCTCCGGGAATAGAGCACTATTTGGGTCTTATTGATGTTCTTGGGAAGTCTGGTCATGTTACTGAGGCTTTGGAATATATTGAAAAGTTGCCTTTTGAACCTACTGCTGAAATATGGGAGGCTTTGATAAAATACGCTAGAATGCATGGAGATATTGATCTGGAGGACCGTGCTGAGGAGTTCTTAATTAGTATTGACCCATCAAAGGTTAATCCAAATAAGATCCCTACACCACCACCTAAGAAGCAATCTGCAATTAGTATGCTGGAGGGTAAAAACAGACTTGCTGAGATAAGGAATCCAACCCTGTACAAGGATGATGAAAAGTTGAGGGCTGCAATGAAAGAGCAGCGTTATGTACCGGACACTAGATATGTCCTGCATGACATCGACCAGGAAGCCAAAGAACAGGCATTGCTTTATCACAGTGAACGTCTGGCAATCGCATATGGTCTGATCAGTACCCCAGCAAGGACACCCCTGAGGATCATCAAGAATCTCCGTGTATGTGGTGACTGCCACAATGCGATTAAGATCATGTCCAGGATTGTTGGGAGAGAGTTGATTGTTAGAGACAATAAACGTTTTCACCATTTTAAGGACGGCAAATGTTCTTGTGGTGATTACTGGTAA